A region from the Azospirillum thermophilum genome encodes:
- a CDS encoding potassium channel family protein: protein MDQTVPDRRPKVAAPGHSPRNLSNRSWLSGMVLTALLQGLIALSIRSVSSDLTFVLLGSVGLVVGAFHYLFPGSQFFTLALANSIGVYACVFVFFLESNFHSIPSALQGIAFVLPLAGFLGGAWWRAAAIRSIVMSRRLRDGGHFDRVMLWMAPVWGIGALTFLVPGHDFTTEGLSALFLLSMTAIALIVTFVARDIAIFLLDAGILFEGFFQQAARLVLPAFAFLTFYSLCIILFGALYTIMDRFMVEPNFVIDGVRRDLTFPEGLYFSLVTFATVGYGDIHPVTGPVRLICGIEIIMGVLLLLFGFSAIIGHAKPGDRRDHNDPL, encoded by the coding sequence ATGGACCAGACCGTTCCCGATCGCCGCCCGAAGGTCGCCGCGCCGGGCCACAGCCCGCGCAACCTGTCGAACCGTTCCTGGCTCAGCGGCATGGTGCTCACCGCCCTGCTGCAGGGACTGATCGCGCTGTCGATCCGCTCGGTCTCCAGCGACCTGACCTTCGTGCTGCTCGGGTCGGTCGGCCTGGTGGTCGGGGCCTTCCACTACCTGTTCCCCGGCAGCCAGTTCTTCACGCTGGCGCTGGCGAACTCGATCGGCGTCTACGCCTGCGTCTTCGTCTTCTTCCTGGAAAGCAACTTCCACAGCATTCCGTCGGCGCTGCAGGGCATCGCCTTCGTCCTGCCGCTCGCCGGCTTCCTCGGCGGGGCATGGTGGCGGGCCGCGGCGATCCGCAGCATCGTCATGTCGCGGCGGCTGCGCGACGGCGGGCATTTCGACCGGGTCATGCTGTGGATGGCACCGGTCTGGGGAATCGGCGCCCTGACCTTCCTGGTTCCCGGCCACGACTTCACGACCGAGGGGCTGAGCGCCCTGTTCCTGCTGTCGATGACGGCCATCGCACTGATCGTCACCTTCGTCGCCCGCGACATCGCCATCTTCCTGCTCGACGCCGGCATCCTGTTCGAGGGCTTCTTCCAGCAGGCGGCGCGGCTGGTGCTGCCGGCCTTCGCCTTCCTGACCTTCTATTCGCTCTGCATCATCCTGTTCGGCGCGCTCTACACCATCATGGACCGCTTCATGGTGGAGCCGAACTTCGTCATCGACGGCGTCCGGCGCGACCTGACCTTCCCGGAGGGCCTTTACTTCTCCCTCGTCACCTTCGCCACGGTGGGGTACGGCGACATCCATCCGGTGACCGGCCCGGTGCGGCTGATCTGCGGCATCGAGATCATCATGGGCGTGCTGCTGCTGCTCTTCGGCTTCAGCGCCATCATCGGCCACGCCAAGCCGGGCGACCGCCGCGACCACAACGACCCGCTGTAG
- the dapB gene encoding 4-hydroxy-tetrahydrodipicolinate reductase gives MNISVTLLGATGWVGKELVAAITAAPDLTLAAAMARQAAGQDVGLATGGAALGLTVAGSLEEALAIPSDVVIDYTAPTAVKGHALAAIAAGRAVVVGTSGLTGEDYTEIDEAARKAGVGVIAAGNYSITAALMQRFALLAARHVADVEVIDYASAKKPDVPSGTARELAERLSQVRMEATSRPVGELIGPQESRGATVGRTQVHSVRLPGFVLSCEVLFGAPDERLSIRHDAGSSAAPYVAGTLLAVRRVREQIGLRRGLDTLLD, from the coding sequence ATGAACATTTCCGTGACGCTGCTGGGCGCCACAGGCTGGGTCGGCAAGGAACTGGTGGCGGCGATCACCGCGGCACCCGACCTGACGCTGGCGGCGGCGATGGCCCGGCAGGCGGCCGGGCAGGATGTCGGACTCGCCACCGGAGGCGCGGCGCTCGGCCTCACCGTCGCCGGATCGCTGGAGGAGGCGCTCGCCATCCCCAGCGACGTCGTGATCGACTACACCGCCCCCACCGCGGTGAAGGGACATGCGCTGGCCGCCATCGCCGCCGGCCGCGCCGTGGTGGTCGGCACCTCCGGCCTGACCGGCGAGGATTACACGGAGATCGACGAGGCGGCGCGCAAGGCCGGGGTCGGGGTGATCGCCGCCGGCAACTACTCCATCACCGCGGCACTGATGCAGCGCTTCGCCCTGCTGGCGGCGCGCCACGTCGCGGATGTCGAGGTGATCGACTATGCCTCGGCAAAGAAGCCCGACGTGCCGAGCGGCACGGCGCGCGAACTCGCCGAACGGCTGTCGCAGGTGCGGATGGAGGCGACCAGCCGGCCGGTCGGCGAGTTGATCGGCCCGCAGGAGTCGCGCGGCGCCACCGTCGGCCGCACCCAGGTCCATTCCGTCCGCCTGCCCGGCTTCGTGCTGTCCTGCGAGGTGCTGTTCGGCGCGCCGGACGAGCGGCTGTCGATCCGCCACGACGCCGGGTCGAGTGCCGCCCCCTATGTCGCCGGCACCCTGCTGGCGGTGCGGCGCGTGCGCGAGCAGATCGGCCTGCGCCGCGGGCTCGACACGCTGCTGGACTGA
- a CDS encoding DUF4139 domain-containing protein: protein MIRTALLVTAASLLALTAHAAAGAAAGAAEGTAEGTAAGRLALKRVLLSTGGVGYFELEARVSGDSDLALEVRRDQVDDVLKSIVVYDETGGVGTIGLPGPEPLETAFRELPVSPDDLGSPTALLNALRGAEVTVGGARALSGRLLSVTEETVQLPDGGGTVPRHRVSLMTGDGLRQLVLEDADGLRFTDPALQAQLDRALAAMAEGTRKERRRLTVRVTGSGERTVRVGYVVAAPLWKATYRLTLPKAGTGQGALQGWAVLENLSGEDWRDVDLTVVSGNPVTLRQALYTAYFVNRPEVPVEVLGRVLPRPDEGGVEVGTADQSRARMAEAAPPAPGMPAPTMAPAPKAMGAPAQGYAAPPPAVPLAAESTAATAQVLFRYPQPVSVANGGTLMMPIAAKALPAERIALYQPSVQPRHPLAAVRLDNDTGGALPPGVLTLFDQTAAGAAFVGDARMATLPAGEKRMLSFAVDQDLTIDRAERPDETLSRATLADGVLQLTVTERQTTTYTLAGAREDRSVVIEHPRRGGWDLVEPRPAAGGTVEATPGAWRLPVAVPAGKTVALAVVTERPRQERMVLTDLDPDRIVALAAAPQLPAPVREALGRVGALRATLAEKERRVAGLEREQAEQVKEQERLRENLGALPNGSDLQKRTLAKMGEIETRLDGLSRSLTAARGEVEAARRTLTDQVRGLRL, encoded by the coding sequence ATGATCCGCACCGCCTTGCTCGTCACCGCCGCCAGTCTGCTGGCGCTGACCGCGCATGCCGCCGCCGGAGCCGCCGCCGGAGCCGCCGAAGGCACCGCCGAAGGCACCGCCGCCGGCCGGCTCGCGCTGAAGCGGGTGCTGCTGTCGACCGGCGGCGTCGGCTATTTCGAGCTGGAGGCGCGGGTCAGCGGCGACTCGGACCTCGCGCTGGAGGTGCGGCGCGACCAGGTGGACGACGTGCTGAAGAGCATCGTCGTCTATGACGAGACCGGCGGGGTCGGAACCATCGGGCTGCCGGGGCCGGAGCCGCTGGAGACCGCCTTCCGCGAGCTGCCGGTGTCGCCGGACGATCTCGGCTCGCCCACGGCGCTGCTCAACGCCCTGCGCGGGGCGGAGGTGACGGTGGGCGGCGCGCGGGCGCTGTCGGGCCGGCTGCTGTCAGTGACCGAGGAGACGGTGCAGCTCCCCGACGGCGGCGGCACGGTGCCGCGCCACCGGGTCAGCCTGATGACCGGCGACGGGCTGCGCCAGCTCGTGCTGGAGGATGCCGACGGGCTGCGCTTCACCGACCCGGCGTTGCAGGCCCAGCTCGACCGTGCGCTGGCGGCGATGGCCGAGGGCACCCGCAAGGAGCGGCGGCGGCTGACCGTCCGCGTCACCGGCAGCGGCGAGCGCACGGTGCGCGTCGGCTATGTCGTCGCGGCCCCGCTGTGGAAGGCGACCTACCGCCTGACCCTGCCGAAGGCCGGCACCGGCCAGGGCGCCCTGCAGGGCTGGGCGGTGCTGGAGAATCTGAGCGGCGAGGACTGGCGCGACGTGGACCTGACGGTGGTGTCGGGCAATCCGGTGACGCTGCGCCAGGCGCTCTACACCGCCTATTTCGTCAACCGGCCGGAGGTGCCGGTCGAGGTGCTGGGCCGCGTGCTGCCGCGCCCGGACGAGGGCGGCGTGGAGGTCGGCACCGCCGACCAGTCGCGCGCCCGCATGGCGGAGGCCGCCCCGCCCGCCCCCGGCATGCCCGCCCCGACGATGGCTCCGGCGCCCAAGGCGATGGGCGCCCCCGCCCAGGGCTACGCCGCCCCGCCGCCGGCCGTCCCGCTGGCCGCCGAGAGCACGGCGGCGACGGCACAGGTGCTGTTCCGCTATCCCCAGCCGGTCAGCGTGGCGAACGGCGGCACGCTGATGATGCCGATCGCCGCCAAGGCGTTGCCGGCCGAGCGGATCGCGCTCTACCAGCCGTCGGTCCAGCCGCGCCATCCGCTGGCCGCCGTCCGGCTCGACAACGATACCGGCGGCGCGCTTCCCCCCGGGGTGCTGACGCTGTTCGACCAGACCGCGGCCGGCGCCGCCTTCGTCGGCGACGCCCGCATGGCGACCCTGCCGGCCGGCGAGAAGCGGATGCTGTCCTTCGCGGTGGACCAGGACCTGACCATCGACCGGGCGGAGCGGCCGGACGAGACGCTGTCGCGCGCCACGCTGGCCGACGGGGTTCTGCAGCTCACCGTGACCGAGCGGCAGACCACCACCTACACGCTGGCCGGCGCCCGCGAGGACCGCAGCGTGGTGATCGAGCATCCGCGGCGCGGCGGCTGGGATCTGGTGGAGCCCAGGCCGGCGGCCGGGGGTACGGTGGAGGCCACGCCCGGCGCCTGGCGCCTGCCGGTCGCCGTCCCGGCGGGCAAGACCGTCGCGCTGGCCGTGGTGACCGAGCGCCCGCGGCAGGAGCGGATGGTGCTGACCGATCTCGACCCCGACCGCATCGTGGCGCTGGCCGCCGCGCCGCAGCTCCCCGCCCCGGTGCGCGAGGCGCTGGGCAGGGTCGGCGCCCTGCGCGCCACCCTGGCGGAGAAGGAGCGGCGCGTCGCCGGTCTGGAGCGCGAGCAGGCCGAACAGGTGAAGGAGCAGGAGCGGCTGCGCGAGAATCTCGGCGCCCTGCCCAACGGCAGCGACCTGCAGAAGCGCACGCTGGCCAAGATGGGCGAGATCGAGACCCGGCTGGACGGCCTCTCCCGCAGCCTGACCGCCGCCCGCGGCGAGGTCGAGGCGGCGCGCAGGACCCTGACCGACCAGGTGCGCGGCCTGCGGCTCTGA
- a CDS encoding LysR substrate-binding domain-containing protein — protein MRRSLPPLHALRAFEAAARCMSFSKAADELCVTQGAISRHVQGLEDWLGMPLFRRLTRRVELTEEGRALLPVLTESFDRMAETTARLKTRGRDLRIRVAYSYGIRWLMPRLSRFQAQHPDVQVRVTVAWRGGHELDPQEFDAAIAFCPEPPRGYAVEIQPERLTVVCPPALAERLREPADLAHIPLLHGCSGGQDWRRWLTEARLPEFEALDRGAVFDAMDPALQAAASGLGATVADRVLATGDIAAGRLAVPFPEIEASSGSYWFVCPEAAKDRPSIAAFRAWLLEEAQAMPALAA, from the coding sequence ATGCGTCGCAGCCTTCCGCCCCTGCATGCCCTGCGTGCCTTCGAGGCGGCGGCCCGATGCATGAGTTTCTCGAAAGCGGCGGACGAGCTGTGCGTCACCCAGGGCGCGATCAGCCGCCATGTCCAGGGGCTGGAGGACTGGCTGGGCATGCCGCTGTTCCGCCGGCTGACGCGGCGGGTGGAACTGACCGAGGAAGGGCGGGCGCTGCTGCCGGTCCTGACCGAATCCTTCGACCGCATGGCCGAGACCACCGCCCGGCTGAAGACCCGCGGCCGCGACCTGCGCATCCGCGTCGCCTATTCCTACGGCATCCGCTGGCTGATGCCGCGGCTGAGCCGGTTCCAGGCGCAGCATCCCGACGTCCAGGTGCGGGTCACCGTCGCCTGGCGCGGCGGGCATGAGCTGGACCCGCAGGAGTTCGACGCCGCCATCGCCTTCTGCCCGGAGCCGCCGCGCGGCTATGCCGTGGAGATCCAGCCGGAGCGGCTGACGGTGGTCTGCCCGCCGGCACTGGCCGAGCGGCTGCGCGAGCCCGCCGATCTCGCCCACATCCCGCTGCTGCACGGCTGTTCCGGCGGGCAGGACTGGCGGCGCTGGCTGACGGAGGCCCGCCTGCCGGAGTTCGAGGCGCTGGACCGCGGCGCGGTGTTCGATGCGATGGACCCGGCGCTGCAGGCCGCCGCCTCCGGCCTGGGGGCCACGGTGGCGGACCGGGTGCTGGCGACCGGGGACATCGCGGCCGGCCGGCTGGCCGTCCCCTTCCCGGAGATCGAGGCATCCTCCGGCAGCTATTGGTTCGTCTGTCCGGAGGCGGCGAAGGACCGGCCGTCGATCGCCGCCTTCCGCGCCTGGCTGCTGGAGGAGGCCCAGGCGATGCCGGCGCTCGCCGCGTAG
- a CDS encoding ISAs1 family transposase — protein sequence MSSIAAEFGQKSRLKALLDHFSLIDDPRDPWRVAYPLPEILLLAVCGTIADCEDYEAIAAWGEARLDFLRRFQPYHHGVPSGRWLTVFMNRINPCLFQDCFTAWVREAWPDRPELVAIDGKTSRRSHDRSRAQAPLHLVSAFATTSRLVLGQEAVEDKAGELAAIPVLLERLAADGGLTGAIVTIDAIACNATIAQAIRDAGADYLLAVKANQPTLRDEIETYFAEAPDVALEHATDIDKGHGRIEQRTVTVAREVDWLTGERRFPGEVRLPAVASIIRVGSKAELKDRCRFDTRYYVSSATLSAQAAAEAIRGHWGIENRLHWVLDVVFTDDQSRLRKGHGAQNMAVVRHFAINLVRKAEEPARPRSGLRRATKKPAKPKATSIKLRRKLAGWDTDYLDAILAAKIR from the coding sequence ATGAGTTCCATCGCAGCCGAATTTGGTCAGAAATCGCGTCTGAAGGCGCTGCTGGATCATTTTTCGCTGATCGACGATCCGCGCGATCCGTGGCGGGTGGCCTATCCCTTGCCGGAGATTCTGCTTCTGGCGGTCTGTGGGACGATCGCCGATTGTGAGGATTATGAGGCGATCGCAGCGTGGGGCGAAGCCCGGCTCGATTTTCTGCGGCGGTTTCAGCCCTACCATCACGGGGTGCCGAGCGGACGCTGGCTGACCGTGTTCATGAACCGGATCAACCCGTGCCTGTTCCAGGACTGCTTCACAGCCTGGGTGCGCGAGGCTTGGCCCGACCGCCCCGAGCTTGTCGCCATCGACGGCAAGACCTCGCGGCGCAGCCATGACCGCAGCCGCGCTCAAGCCCCTCTCCACTTGGTGTCGGCCTTCGCCACCACCAGCCGTCTGGTGCTCGGGCAGGAAGCCGTCGAAGACAAGGCTGGCGAACTCGCGGCCATTCCCGTTCTTCTGGAGCGCCTAGCGGCCGACGGCGGCCTCACGGGAGCGATCGTGACCATCGACGCCATCGCCTGCAACGCCACCATCGCCCAAGCCATCCGCGACGCCGGGGCCGACTACCTGCTGGCGGTCAAGGCCAACCAGCCGACCCTGCGCGATGAGATCGAAACTTACTTCGCCGAGGCCCCGGACGTGGCCCTCGAGCACGCCACCGACATCGACAAGGGCCATGGCCGGATCGAGCAGCGCACGGTCACGGTCGCCCGCGAGGTCGATTGGCTGACCGGCGAGCGCCGCTTCCCCGGCGAGGTGCGTCTGCCCGCCGTCGCCTCGATCATTCGGGTTGGCAGCAAAGCCGAGTTGAAGGACCGCTGCCGCTTCGACACCCGCTACTACGTTTCTTCCGCCACGCTGAGCGCCCAGGCAGCGGCTGAGGCCATTCGGGGGCATTGGGGCATCGAGAACCGGCTGCATTGGGTTCTCGACGTCGTCTTCACCGACGACCAGTCCCGCTTGCGCAAGGGACATGGCGCTCAGAACATGGCCGTCGTCCGCCATTTCGCCATCAATCTCGTCCGCAAGGCCGAGGAACCCGCCCGGCCGCGCTCGGGACTGCGGCGCGCCACCAAAAAACCGGCCAAACCCAAAGCGACAAGCATCAAGCTCCGACGAAAGCTGGCGGGATGGGACACCGATTACCTCGACGCCATCCTTGCCGCCAAAATCCGTTAA
- the lipB gene encoding lipoyl(octanoyl) transferase LipB, protein MAFMEARVEEIRAGTAPELVWLLEHPPLYTAGTSARDEDLLQPDRFPVYRTGRGGQFTYHGPGQRVAYVMLDLKKRGADLRAYVRDLEEWIIRTLASFNIKGERREGRVGIWVDKGPYGGLKGQEDKIAAIGVRVRRWVSFHGIALNVEPDLSHFGGIVPCGISEHGVTSIVALGHPVMMEDVDSALIAAWGEVFGDPAAKAGEG, encoded by the coding sequence ATGGCCTTCATGGAGGCGCGGGTGGAGGAGATCCGCGCCGGCACGGCGCCCGAACTGGTCTGGCTGCTGGAGCATCCGCCGCTCTACACCGCCGGCACCAGCGCCCGCGACGAGGATCTGCTGCAGCCCGACCGCTTCCCCGTCTACCGGACCGGCCGTGGCGGCCAGTTCACCTATCACGGGCCGGGCCAGCGCGTGGCCTACGTCATGCTGGACCTGAAGAAGCGCGGCGCCGACCTTCGCGCCTATGTCCGCGACCTGGAGGAGTGGATCATCCGCACGCTCGCCAGCTTCAACATCAAGGGCGAGCGGCGCGAGGGCCGCGTCGGCATCTGGGTGGACAAGGGACCCTATGGCGGGCTGAAGGGGCAGGAGGACAAGATCGCCGCCATCGGCGTCCGGGTCCGCCGCTGGGTCAGCTTCCACGGCATCGCGCTGAACGTCGAGCCCGACCTGTCGCATTTCGGCGGCATCGTGCCCTGCGGCATCTCCGAGCATGGCGTGACCTCCATCGTGGCGCTCGGCCACCCGGTGATGATGGAGGACGTCGATTCGGCGCTGATCGCCGCCTGGGGCGAGGTGTTCGGCGATCCGGCCGCGAAGGCGGGGGAGGGCTAA
- a CDS encoding STAS domain-containing protein: protein MEYALAKVQGEDGIILSGRFTYDDGGRFHALLADWDFAARPVLPLDLRYLTFIDSAAIGMLFILAGRCREAGGHVAVANAQPQVLRTLRHAALDTWFEFR, encoded by the coding sequence ATGGAGTATGCGCTCGCCAAGGTCCAGGGGGAGGACGGGATCATCCTGTCCGGCCGCTTCACCTATGACGACGGCGGGCGCTTCCATGCCCTGCTGGCGGATTGGGACTTCGCGGCGCGGCCGGTCCTGCCGCTCGACCTGCGCTACCTGACCTTCATCGATTCGGCGGCCATCGGGATGCTGTTCATCCTGGCCGGGCGCTGCCGCGAGGCCGGCGGCCATGTCGCCGTCGCCAACGCCCAGCCGCAGGTCCTGCGGACCCTGCGCCATGCGGCGCTGGACACCTGGTTCGAATTCCGCTGA
- a CDS encoding response regulator: MHILAIDDDEPVRDLLESYLTAEGYRVTTAPDTASAKEALTGDPVDLVVCDLRLPDGDGLGLVRHIRSETQIPVIILSSKDQDVDRIVGLELGADDYLTKPFNPRELLARIKAVLRRVSGDGRPPRSADDLRAVVQFANWELDLTAQRLRAQDGREVELTKAEFGLLAAFVKRPQRVLTRDQLLDLTRADGSEVFDRSIDVLILRLRRKIESNPKEPRLIKTERGAGYVFDTKVRAI, from the coding sequence ATGCATATTCTTGCGATCGACGACGATGAGCCGGTGCGCGATCTGCTGGAATCCTACCTGACGGCGGAGGGGTATCGTGTCACGACCGCTCCCGATACCGCGTCGGCGAAGGAGGCCCTGACGGGCGATCCGGTCGATCTCGTCGTGTGCGATCTGCGGCTGCCTGACGGCGACGGTCTGGGACTGGTCCGTCATATCCGCTCCGAAACACAGATCCCGGTGATCATCCTGTCCTCGAAGGACCAGGACGTCGACCGTATCGTCGGGCTGGAGCTGGGTGCCGACGACTACCTCACCAAGCCCTTCAACCCGCGCGAGCTGCTGGCCCGCATCAAGGCCGTGCTGCGCCGCGTGTCGGGCGACGGCCGCCCGCCGCGCAGCGCCGACGACCTGCGCGCCGTCGTGCAGTTCGCCAATTGGGAACTCGACCTCACCGCCCAGCGGCTGCGCGCCCAGGACGGCCGCGAGGTGGAGCTGACCAAGGCGGAGTTCGGGCTGCTCGCCGCCTTCGTGAAGCGGCCGCAGCGCGTGCTGACGCGCGACCAGCTTCTCGACCTGACGCGTGCCGACGGGTCGGAGGTGTTCGACCGCTCCATCGACGTGCTGATCCTGCGCCTGCGCCGCAAGATCGAGTCGAACCCCAAGGAACCGCGCCTGATCAAGACCGAACGCGGCGCCGGCTACGTCTTCGACACCAAGGTGCGCGCCATCTGA
- the mgtE gene encoding magnesium transporter, with translation MLPPEIDPDDDARRRAERAPPPREDGEEERPYGVEPDFVQEVVEHLRAGGADAVRIALDGLHAADVADLIEQIGPDEREALIEILRPGFDGEVLSYLNPDLRESVVERFEPKELAAAVAELDTDDAVDLIEDLDEETRQSILDNLPAADRALVQENLAYEEYTAGRLMQRALVAVPEFWTVGKTVAYLRAAADELPEDFYDIFVVDPLYRVVGAVPLSRLLRQHRSTRIDALATQDLHVIPATTDQEEVANLFRQYALVSAPVVNAGGRLIGVITVDDVVHIIDEEAEDDIRKLGGAGDTGVFSGIGAIARSRVGWLTVNLATAFVASGVISLFEGTIAQIVALAVLMPIVASMGGNAGTQTLTVVVRALATHELSSANAPRVVGKEALVGLINGLVFAVMVGLIAWFWYGPTIGLVIAGAMVINLVIAGLSGALIPLGLKALNVDPAVASAVFLTTVTDVIGFFAFLGLASAFLL, from the coding sequence GTGCTCCCGCCGGAGATCGATCCGGACGATGACGCGCGCCGGCGGGCGGAGCGTGCCCCGCCGCCCCGCGAGGACGGCGAGGAGGAGCGGCCCTACGGCGTCGAGCCCGACTTCGTGCAGGAGGTCGTCGAGCATCTGCGCGCCGGCGGGGCCGACGCGGTGCGCATCGCGCTGGACGGGCTGCACGCCGCCGACGTCGCCGACCTGATCGAGCAGATCGGCCCCGACGAGCGCGAGGCGCTGATCGAGATCCTGCGCCCGGGCTTCGACGGCGAGGTGCTGTCCTACCTGAACCCCGATCTGCGCGAATCGGTGGTCGAGCGGTTCGAGCCCAAGGAGCTCGCCGCCGCGGTCGCGGAACTCGACACCGACGACGCCGTCGACCTGATCGAGGATCTCGACGAGGAGACCCGCCAGAGCATCCTGGACAACCTGCCGGCCGCCGACCGCGCGCTGGTGCAGGAGAATCTGGCCTACGAGGAGTACACCGCCGGCCGCCTGATGCAGCGCGCGCTGGTCGCGGTGCCGGAGTTCTGGACGGTCGGCAAGACGGTGGCCTATCTGCGCGCCGCGGCGGACGAGCTGCCGGAGGATTTCTACGACATCTTCGTGGTCGATCCGCTCTACCGGGTGGTCGGGGCGGTGCCGCTGTCGCGGCTGCTGCGCCAGCACCGCTCCACCCGCATCGATGCGCTGGCGACGCAGGACCTGCACGTCATCCCCGCCACCACGGACCAGGAGGAGGTGGCGAACCTCTTCCGCCAATACGCCCTGGTCTCCGCCCCGGTGGTGAATGCCGGCGGGCGGCTGATCGGCGTCATCACCGTCGACGACGTCGTCCACATCATCGACGAGGAGGCGGAGGACGACATCCGCAAGCTGGGCGGGGCGGGCGACACCGGCGTGTTCAGCGGCATCGGCGCCATCGCCCGGTCGCGCGTCGGCTGGCTGACCGTCAACCTCGCCACCGCCTTCGTCGCCTCGGGCGTCATCTCGCTGTTCGAGGGCACCATCGCCCAGATCGTGGCGCTGGCGGTGCTGATGCCGATCGTCGCCTCGATGGGCGGCAACGCCGGGACCCAGACCCTGACCGTCGTGGTGCGCGCCCTGGCGACGCACGAGCTGTCCTCGGCCAATGCGCCGCGCGTGGTGGGGAAGGAGGCGCTGGTCGGGCTGATCAACGGGCTGGTCTTCGCCGTGATGGTCGGGCTGATCGCCTGGTTCTGGTACGGCCCGACCATCGGGCTGGTGATCGCCGGGGCGATGGTCATCAACCTGGTGATCGCCGGGCTGTCCGGCGCCCTGATCCCGCTGGGGCTGAAGGCGCTGAACGTCGATCCGGCGGTGGCGAGCGCGGTGTTCCTCACCACCGTCACCGACGTCATCGGGTTCTTCGCCTTCCTGGGGCTGGCCTCCGCCTTCCTGCTGTAG
- a CDS encoding DUF1127 domain-containing protein encodes MPLLVRLMRMPRLWAERRAYRNRLATMDPHLWADIGLDERTVREELGKPFWRP; translated from the coding sequence TTGCCGCTGCTGGTCCGTCTGATGCGGATGCCGCGCCTGTGGGCGGAGCGGCGCGCCTACCGCAACCGCCTCGCCACCATGGACCCGCATCTGTGGGCCGACATCGGCCTGGACGAGCGGACCGTGCGGGAGGAGCTGGGCAAGCCCTTCTGGCGGCCCTGA
- a CDS encoding 2-hydroxychromene-2-carboxylate isomerase, producing the protein MAEPIDFYFDFASPYGYFASLRIDDLAASHGRTVRWHPILLGAIFKVTGMKPNLQQPLRGEYLTHDVGRIARLTGAPFTFPDSAPVNGVAASRAVYWLTDAHPEQAKLLARRLYHAHFAEGRDIGPAETVAEIAATLGHDRAAVLAALQDPEVKDRLRAETDGAVGKGVFGSPFFIVDEEPFWGWDRMEMLDRWLATGGW; encoded by the coding sequence ATGGCCGAACCGATCGATTTCTATTTCGACTTCGCCTCGCCCTACGGCTATTTCGCCAGCCTGCGGATCGACGATCTGGCTGCGTCGCATGGCCGCACCGTGCGCTGGCACCCGATCCTGCTGGGGGCGATCTTCAAGGTGACCGGCATGAAGCCGAACCTGCAGCAGCCCCTGCGCGGCGAATACCTGACCCACGACGTCGGCCGCATCGCCCGGCTGACCGGCGCGCCCTTCACCTTTCCCGACTCCGCACCGGTCAACGGCGTCGCCGCCTCGCGCGCCGTCTACTGGCTGACCGACGCCCATCCGGAGCAGGCGAAGCTCCTCGCCCGCCGGCTCTACCACGCCCATTTCGCCGAGGGGCGCGACATCGGCCCGGCGGAGACGGTGGCGGAGATCGCCGCCACGCTGGGGCACGACCGCGCCGCGGTGCTGGCCGCCCTCCAGGATCCGGAGGTCAAGGACCGGCTGCGGGCGGAAACCGACGGGGCGGTCGGGAAGGGCGTCTTCGGCTCCCCCTTCTTCATCGTGGATGAAGAGCCCTTCTGGGGCTGGGACCGGATGGAGATGCTGGACCGCTGGCTGGCCACCGGCGGCTGGTGA
- a CDS encoding DUF1489 family protein — MPLHLIKLAVGVRDLDHMAEIQERRASLVDGRSLIPLHTRRTPKRAEEILAGGSLYWVIRGSVAVRQRIVGIDSGVDAEGEGFCILQLDGERVPTVPLPHRPFQGWRYLEPEKAPRDLADGQGEGDALPAHMVAELRALGLL; from the coding sequence ATGCCGCTTCACCTGATCAAGCTCGCCGTCGGCGTCCGCGATCTCGACCATATGGCCGAGATCCAGGAGCGCCGTGCCTCCCTCGTCGATGGACGGAGCCTCATTCCGCTGCACACCCGTCGCACGCCCAAGCGTGCCGAGGAGATCCTAGCCGGCGGATCCCTCTATTGGGTGATCCGCGGGTCGGTTGCCGTGCGCCAGCGGATCGTCGGCATCGACAGCGGCGTCGATGCGGAGGGGGAGGGCTTCTGCATCCTGCAGCTCGACGGGGAGCGCGTGCCGACCGTGCCGCTGCCGCACCGCCCCTTTCAGGGCTGGCGCTATCTCGAGCCGGAAAAGGCCCCGAGGGATCTCGCGGACGGGCAGGGGGAGGGCGACGCCCTGCCGGCCCATATGGTGGCCGAACTGCGGGCGCTGGGCCTGCTGTAA